In Nocardioides sp. zg-1228, a single window of DNA contains:
- a CDS encoding hemolysin III family protein — protein sequence MDHPAMTPRDRVEHAVDRAGEVMADKMAEIKPRLRGWLHAATAPIAGAAGIVLVAMSPTASTRIGSAAFALSALLVFTVSAIYHRGTWSPRTWAFLRRFDHANIFVLIAGTYTPYALLFLDGTARTTLLVVVWCAAVAGVVFRVFWTDAPRWLYTPMYIALGWAAVFFIPQFMEGADRFSSGVAVATLVLVAVGGVLYTLGGLVYGLKRPNPSPHWFGFHEVFHSFTVLAFAAHYIGVALATYSLR from the coding sequence ATGGACCACCCCGCCATGACCCCCCGCGACCGCGTCGAGCACGCCGTGGACCGTGCCGGCGAGGTGATGGCCGACAAGATGGCCGAGATCAAGCCGCGCCTGCGCGGCTGGCTGCACGCCGCGACCGCTCCGATCGCCGGCGCCGCCGGCATCGTGCTCGTGGCGATGTCTCCGACCGCCTCGACCCGCATCGGATCGGCGGCGTTCGCCCTGTCCGCCCTCCTCGTCTTCACCGTCTCCGCGATCTACCACCGCGGCACCTGGTCGCCGCGCACGTGGGCCTTCCTGCGGCGCTTCGACCACGCCAACATCTTCGTGCTCATCGCCGGCACCTACACGCCCTACGCGCTGCTGTTCCTCGACGGCACCGCCCGCACGACACTGCTCGTCGTGGTGTGGTGCGCGGCCGTGGCCGGCGTGGTGTTCCGCGTGTTCTGGACCGACGCGCCCCGCTGGCTCTACACGCCGATGTACATCGCGCTCGGCTGGGCCGCGGTCTTCTTCATCCCCCAGTTCATGGAGGGCGCCGACCGGTTCAGCAGCGGCGTCGCGGTCGCGACGCTCGTGCTGGTGGCCGTCGGCGGCGTCCTCTACACGCTGGGCGGCCTGGTCTACGGCCTCAAGCGGCCCAACCCCTCGCCGCACTGGTTCGGGTTCCACGAGGTGTTCCACTCGTTCACCGTCCTGGCGTTCGCCGCGCACTACATCGGTGTGGCGCTCGCCACCTACTCGCTGCGCTGA